A single window of Vigna radiata var. radiata cultivar VC1973A chromosome 4, Vradiata_ver6, whole genome shotgun sequence DNA harbors:
- the LOC106759485 gene encoding serine/threonine-protein kinase D6PK: MERVAEPKVLPRSLPVLVEVSNAHTAAMREAGQRLNAQDVSGVRGIPSREGNQFSKSRDGPMTRLASIREVAQLSNARIVLVREDMGFDTRSCQEPPSPVPTRMWKGKSSLPEAVELVPDIQTLKGSNDSLGETGPSSFAGASHPPEPVDTDLMRTVYVPIGQTKSEAACLMKSVSLKGPGPFLEDLSICVPAKKQSMAVVSPAESLVGESNETHNIPSPLSGARASQNTENSPPAPDSEEKECVWDASLPPSGNVSPLSSIDSTSVVRTMSIVNSCASTYRSDAVTSDGMLSLDRNCDSTKGSVRGESLESAKTSASRASDSSGLSDDSNWSNITGSANKPHKGNDPRWKAILAIRARDGILGMSHFRLLKRLGCGDIGSVYLSELSATRCFFAMKVMDKASLASRNKLTRAQTEREILQLLDHPFLPTLYTHFETDRFCCLVMEYCPGGDLHTLRQRQPGKHFLEYAARFYAAEVLLALEYLHMLGVVYRDLKPENVLVRDDGHIMLSDFDLSLRCAVSPTLIRNIDGDPSKRAGGAFCVQPACMEPSSVCIQPSCFMPRLFAQKNKKSRRPKADPGLASSTLPELVAEPTTARSMSFVGTHEYLAPEIIKGEGHGSAVDWWTFGIFLHELLYGKTPFKGSGNRATLFNVVGQQLRFPESPATSYASRDLIRCLLVKEPQHRLGVKRGATEIKQHPFFEGVNWALIRCSTPPEVPRAVECDVVAAKFEAVDTVGVGMNNSSKKMGGNNEMKSGGKYLDFEFF, translated from the exons ATGGAGAGGGTTGCAGAGCCAAAGGTACTTCCTCGGTCATTACCTGTTCTGGTTGAGGTATCTAATGCGCACACTGCTGCAATGAGAGAAGCTGGTCAAAGACTAAATGCGCAGGATGTTTCGGGTGTGAGAGGGATTCCATCAAGAGAAGGGAATCAGTTTTCAAAGTCACGAGATGGCCCCATGACACGTCTAGCCTCCATAAGAGAAGTGGCTCAGTTATCAAATGCACGAATAGTTTTGGTTAGAGAGGATATGGGGTTCGATACACGGTCCTGTCAAGAGCCTCCCTCCCCTGTTCCTACAAGAATGTGGAAAGGAAAGAGCTCTTTACCTGAAGCCGTAGAACTTGTGCCTGATATTCAGACATTGAAGGGTAGCAATGATTCTTTAGGGGAAACTGGTCCAAGTTCATTTGCTGGTGCAAGTCATCCCCCAGAACCTGTTGATACTGATCTTATGAGAACGGTTTATGTGCCAATAGGTCAAACCAAATCTGAGGCAGCATGCTTGATGAAGAGTGTGTCCTTGAAGGGTCCTGGTCCTTTCTTAGAAGATCTTTCAATTTGTGTTCCTGCCAAGAAACAAAGCATGGCTGTTGTTTCTCCTGCAGAAAGCCTGGTTGGTGAGTCAAATGAGACACATAACATACCCTCGCCACTTTCAGGTGCTCGTGCATCTCAGAATACCGAGAACTCTCCTCCTGCTCCAGATTCTGAGGAGAAAGAATGTGTTTGGGATGCATCTTTGCCTCCAAGTGGTAATGTTAGTCCCCTTAGTAGTATTGATAGTACTAGTGTTGTCAGAACAATGAGCATCGTTAATAGTTGTGCAAGTACATACCGGAGTGATGCAGTCACTAGCGATGGAATGCTTAGTTTGGACAGGAATTGTGATAGCACTAAAGGAAGTGTTAGAGGCGAATCACTGGAGAGTGCAAAAACTAGTGCTAGTCGAGCAAGTGATAGCAGTGGCCTCAGTGATGACAGCAACTGGAGTAACATAACTGGTAGTGCCAATAAGCCACACAAGGGAAATGATCCTAGATGGAAGGCTATCCTTGCCATCCGAGCACGGGACGGAATTCTTGGCATGAGTCACTTCAGGTTACTCAAACGACTTGGTTGTGGTGATATTGGAAGTGTGTATCTCTCAGAGCTTAGTGCAACTCGATGCTTTTTTGCAATGAAAGTTATGGACAAGGCATCCTTAGCAAGCAGAAATAAGCTGACTAGGGCTCAGACAGAAAGAGAGATATTGCAGTTGCTTGATCATCCATTTCTGCCTACTTTGTATACACATTTTGAGACCGACAGATTCTGCTGTTTGGTAATGGAATACTGTCCAGGGGGTGATCTTCACACCTTAAGGCAAAGACAACCTGGGAAACATTTCTTGGAGTATGCTGCACG CTTTTATGCAGCAGAGGTTCTGTTGGCACTTGAATACCTTCATATGCTTGGAGTGGTGTACAGAGACCTTAAACCTGAAAACGTACTGGTAAGAGATGATGGTCACATAATGCTCTCAGACTTCGATCTCTCTCTCAGATGTGCTGTTTCACCTACCCTTATCAGAAATATTGACGGGGATCCCTCCAAACGAGCCGGTGGCGCATTCTGTGTGCAGCCGGCTTGTATGGAGCCTTCATCGGTATGCATCCAGCCTTCATGTTTCATGCCTCGCCTTTTTGCTCAGAAAAATAAGAAGTCACGGAGGCCTAAAGCGGATCCTGGCCTGGCATCCAGCACACTTCCTGAGCTTGTTGCAGAACCAACAACTGCTCGGTCCATGTCTTTTGTGGGCACTCACGAATACCTTGCTCCCGAAATCATCAAAGGAGAAGGTCATGGAAGTGCAGTGGATTGGTGGACATTTGGGATTTTCTTGCATGAACTATTATATGGTAAAACCCCTTTCAAAGGGTCAGGAAACCGCGCGACCCTTTTCAACGTAGTAGGCCAGCAGCTCAGATTTCCGGAGTCACCGGCCACCAGTTATGCGAGCCGTGATCTCATCCGGTGCCTGCTGGTGAAGGAGCCGCAGCACCGGCTGGGAGTGAAGAGGGGTGCGACTGAGATCAAACAGCACCCGTTCTTTGAAGGCGTGAACTGGGCGTTGATCAGGTGCAGCACTCCACCAGAAGTTCCAAGAGCAGTTGAATGTGATGTTGTAGCAGCAAAGTTTGAAGCAGTTGATACTGTTGGGGTTGGCATGAACAATAGTAGTAAGAAGATGGGAGGTAATAATGAGATGAAGTCTGGGGGTAAATATCTGGACTTTGAGttcttttag